The genomic window ACATGTTGAAACATTTTCCTAAAACTAGGTTAGAATTCATAAAAGAACTAAAAACTTCATCTAAATACAAACTTATTTTATTGAGTAACACCAATGAGCTTCATATTGACTCAATAAAAGAAAGCATTTCATTTTTCGAAGAATTTAAAAATTGTTTTGACGCATTTTATCTTTCTCACGAGATTAACTTAAGAAAACCAAATGATGATATTTTTGAGTTCGTTCTAAAAGAAAATAATTTAAAGGCCGAGGAATGCCTTTTTATAGACGACAATAAAGATAATATTGAAACTGCCAATAATTTGAATTTTAAAACCTGGCATATTAATCCAGAAACTGAAGATGTTTGTACTTTATTTGAAACCAAAAGCAGCTTATTTTAAATACGTTTGATAGAAAAAGATACATATAGAACTATTGATGTAGCTCCAGAGCCAGTCTTATTCAAAGATAAAAACAGTAAATTTTTCGGCTACACCTTTCCCGTTTTTAATGAAGATGATGTGAAAACTCATTTAGAATTATTAAAAAAGGAACATCATTCTGCGCGTCATTGGTGCTATGCTTATCAATTTGGAACAGAAACCATAAGTTATCGTGCAAACGATGATGGCGAACCAAATAATAGTGCAGGCATGCCAATTTATGGTCAAATTCAATCCTTCGATGTTACTAACATCTTAATCGTGGTTGTTCGATATTTTGGTGGCGTAAAATTAGGTGTCGGCGGTTTAATAAATGCTTATAAAACCACTGCCCTATTAAGTCTTGAAGCATCTAAAATATTAGAAAAAACGATAAACATTGATTATCTAATCACTTTCGATTACAAAAACATGAATAAAGTGATGCGAGTAATCAAAGAACGGAACTTAAATATTACCA from Algibacter sp. L1A34 includes these protein-coding regions:
- a CDS encoding IMPACT family protein encodes the protein MIEKDTYRTIDVAPEPVLFKDKNSKFFGYTFPVFNEDDVKTHLELLKKEHHSARHWCYAYQFGTETISYRANDDGEPNNSAGMPIYGQIQSFDVTNILIVVVRYFGGVKLGVGGLINAYKTTALLSLEASKILEKTINIDYLITFDYKNMNKVMRVIKERNLNITNQKLELDCQITISVRKKDSEAVFETFNHLFEIHIKQI
- a CDS encoding HAD family hydrolase; amino-acid sequence: MIKTLIFDFGNVFINLDIEGAAKYAFETLEIDSFSEEMTAFNSFYEQGLISTDEFLEFYAENFPKLSKEELIYIWNYMLKHFPKTRLEFIKELKTSSKYKLILLSNTNELHIDSIKESISFFEEFKNCFDAFYLSHEINLRKPNDDIFEFVLKENNLKAEECLFIDDNKDNIETANNLNFKTWHINPETEDVCTLFETKSSLF